GGCCGAGCCGATCGGCGACCACCGCTACGACGCGCTGCTGGCGGCCGCCGACCCCCAGTTCGTCTGGCCCGAGGTCGCCGACGAGTGGGACGCCATTGCGCTCAACTACACCAGCGGCACGACCGGCAACCCCAAGGGCGTCGTCTATCACCATCGCGGCGCCTACCTGACGGCCATGGCGAACCATCTGGCCTTTCGCCTCTCGCCCCTGCCGGTCTACCTCTGGACCCTGCCGATGTTCCATTGCAACGGCTGGTGCAACACCTGGGCGATCACGGCGCTTTCGGGCACCCACGTCTGCCTGCGCAAGCCCGACCCGGCGCAGATCTTCAGCCTGATCGACACGCAGGGCGTGACCCACATGTCGGGGGCCCCCGTCGTGCTCAACCTGCTGATCAACGCAGCGGAGGGCGTGGCGAGACGCAGCACCCACAGGGTCGAGTACACCGTCGGCGGCGCCGCGCCGCCCGCATCCCTGCTGGAGCGCATCGAGGCCCTGGGTTTCAACGTTCTGCACGGCTATGGCCTGACCGAAACCTACGGACCTTCGGGATGCTGCGATTGGCATGCGGCCTGGGACGCCCTGCCTCTGGAGGAGAGGGCGCGTAAAAAGGCGCGGCAAGGGGTGCCGACGCTGGCCTGCGAGGAGATGACGGTGCTGGACCCCGCGACTCTCGCACCCGTTCCGGCCGACGGTGAGACGCTGGGCGAGGTGATGATGCGCGGCAGCTCCCTGATGAAGGGCTACCTGAAGAATCCCAGCGCCACGCAAGCCGCCTTCGCCGGCGGCTGGTTCCACTCCGGCGACCTCGCGGTCCTGCATCCCGACGGCTACGTCGAGATCCGCGACCGCTCGAAGGACATCATCATCAGCGGCGGCGAGAACATCTCCAGCCTGGAGGTCGAGGGCGCGCTCTACCGCCATCCGTCCGTCCTGGAGGCGGCGGTCGTCGCGAAACCCGACGCGACCTGGGGCGAGGTACCCTGTGCCTTCGTCACGCTGAAGCCCGATGCCGAGCCGATCCTCGAGGCGGATCTCATTGCTTGGTGCCGGGACCGGCTGGCGCACTTCAAGGCCCCGAAGCAAGTGATCTTCTGCGACTTGCCGAAGACCTCGACCGGCAAAGTCCAGAAGCATGTGCTGCGCGCCGACCTGTCGGACCGGCCTTGACCTCGCAAGGCGACATCGCATTCCCAAGGAGACATGTGAGCCCATGGCCGATCTGTTCGACTTGACGGGCCGCGTCGCCCTGGTGACCGGCGCCTCGCAAGGCTTGGGGCGTCGCTTCGCCGAGGTTCTTGCGGCGCGGGGCGCGGCCGTCTGCCTGGCCGCCCGGCAGACCGGTAAGCTGGCCGAACTGGCCGGCGAGCTGCGGGCGCGGGGCGGGACCTGCCACGCCGTCGCGCTCGACGTGACCGACGCTTCCGCCGTATCCCGTGCGATCGCCGACTGCGAAACGGCGGTGGGACCGCTCGATATCCTGGTCAACAATGCCGGCATCGCCGTCAGCAAGCCCTTCCTCGAGCAGGCGGACGACGATTGGGACAGCGTCGTCGGAACCAACCTGCGCGGCGCTTTCCTGGTCGCCCGGGAAGTGGCGAAAGGCATGGCGGAGCGCGGTCGCGGCAACATCATCAACGTCGCCTCGGTACTCGGTCTCGATGTGGTCGGCTCCCTCTCGCCCTACTGCGCCTCGAAGGGCGGGCTTCTGCAGCTCACACGCGCGATGGCGCACGAACTCGCGCGCAGCGGCGTGCGTGTGAACGCCATCGCGCCCGGCTACATCGAGACGGACATCAACCGCGGCTTCTTCGAGTCCGAGGCCGGTCGGCGCCTGGAGAACGCGCTTCCGGTGAGACGCGTCGGCCAGCCGGAGGAGCTGGACGGTGCCTTGCTGCTGCTGGCGTCCGATGCATCGCGCTATATGACCGGAAGCACCGTGACGGTCGACGGCGGCTTCCTGGTGCGGTGAGACGATGAACGAGCCGCTTCTCGATCCGCGCGACCTGAACTTTCTGCTCTACGAGATGCTCGACGTCGAGGCGCTGACGCGGCTGCCGCGCTTTGCGGACCATGGCCGCGATACCTTCGATGCGGCTTTGGAGACCGCGCGGCAGATCGCCGGGGACCGCTTCCGGACGCACAATCGAAAGAGTGATCTGCAGGAACCGCGCTTCCGGGATGGGCGGGTGGAGACGATTCCCGAAATCAAGTCGGCACTCGACGCCTTCAACGCGGCCGGCTTCACCTCGGCCAACTTCGACTACGCGCAGGGCGGCATGCAGTTGCCGTGGGTGGTCGCCCAGGCCTGCTTCGCCTGGTTTCAGGCCGCCAACATCTCGACCGTCGCCTATCCCTTTCTGACGATTGCCGCCGCGAACCTGCTGGAGCGCTTCGCGAACGCGGAACAGAAGCGGCGGTACCTCGGGCCGATGCTCGAGGGCCGCTTCTTCGGCACGATGGCGCTGTCCGAGCCGCAGGCCGGCTCTTCCCTGGGCGACATCCGAACGACGGCCGAGCCGCTCGGCGAGGGTCGCTATCGGCTGACCGGCAGCAAGATGTGGATCTCCGGCGCCGCCCACGATCTGTCGGAGACCATCGTCAACCTGATGCTGGCCCGCGTCCGCGGCGGCCCGGCCGGGGTCAAGGGCCTGTCCCTCTTCGTCGTCCCGCGCGACCGGGTCGGGGAGGACGGCCGCATCGGCGGCTCGAACGACGTGACCGTCACCGGCCTGAATCACAAGATGGGGTATCGGGGCACCACCAACACCGTCCTGTCGATTGGCGAAGACGGCGGCTGTATCGGCGAACTGATCGGCGAGGAGGGCAAGGGCCTCGCCTACATGTTCCACATGATGAACGAGGCGCGGATCGGCGTCGGGATGGGCGCCGCCGCTCTGGCGGCAACAGGCTATCTCTATGCCCTGGACTATGCCCGAGAGCGCCTGCAGGGCCGACACCCCGACGACAAGGACCCGGCCGCGCCCCAGATTCGATTGATCGAGCATGCCGACGTGCGCCGCATGCTGCTGGTACAGAAGGCCGTCGGGGAGGGGGGGCTCGCCCTGGGGCTCTACGCGGCGCTTCTGGTCGACCGTCGCGCCCTCGATCCCGAGTCCGATCGGCGCGCGCGCGCGGGCCTGCTTCTCGAGATCGTCACGCCGATCTACAAGGCCTACATCTCCGAGCGGGCTCTGGAGGCGAACGACCTCTCGATCCAGGTTCTCGGCGGCTACGGCTATACACGCGACTATCCGGTCGAGCAGTTCTATCGCGACAACAGGCTCAACCCCATACACGAGGGGGCCAACGGCGTTCAGGCCATCGACCTCCTGGGTCGCAAGGTCCGGCAGCAGGAGGGCGCCGCCCTGCGGGCCCTGATCGCGGAGATGCGCGCGACGGCCGAGACCGCCGCCGCGCAGCCGGGACTGGCCGAGGAAGCGGCGGGTCTGGCGGCCGCCCTGGACCTCTGGGAGACCACGACCCGGCAGATGGTCGCCGCAGCCGCGCGGAAAGGCGAGCGGGCCTATCTGGCCAACGCGAGCCTCTATATGACCTTTGCCGGACAGGTGACCCTGGCTTGGATCTGGCTGTGGCAAGCCGTCCTGAGTTCGCAGGCCCTGGCGGCCGCACCCGACGCGCCGACGACCGACTTCTACCGCGGCAAACTTCAAACCTGCCGCTACGTCTTTCGCTTCGAGTTGCCGAAAGCTCTGGCCCTGGCCGACACCCTGGCGGCGCTGGACGCAACCTGTTTGGAGATGCAACCGGCCTGGTTCTAACCGGCACCGCCGGGTTTTGCCGTGCTGGCGCAGTGGGGAAGGAGACAGTCTTGATCATCGAGCGAGTCGGCGTGATCGGCGCCGGGATGATGGGAACGGAGATCGCCTTGGTCTTCGCCTTGTCCGGGGCGGATGTTCGGCTGACGGACAGCAGTCCCGAGCAGCTCGGCCGCGCCGTCGACCGCCTGACTGGACTGCTCGACAAGGCCGTCGCCCGTGGGGGCTGCAGCAGCGGAGAGGCCGAGGCGACGCTGGCGCGCCTGGACACGGCTTCGCATTTGGAGGAGCAGGCCGACCGGCAGCTTTTGATCGAAGCGGTCTTCGAAGACGAAGAGGTGAAAGCCGAGGTCTTGCGGCGGCTCGACGATCTGACGGATGCCGGGGCGATTCTCGCCAGCAACACCTCGTCGATCTCGATTTCGGTCTTGGCAGGTCGTCTCCGGCCGGAGCGGCGGCGGCGATTTCTCGGCATGCATTTCTTCTCACCCGTCTCACGGATGAAGCTGGTCGAAGTCATACCCGGTTTTGACACCGACGAGGAGGTCGTTGCCGCGGCGATGGCTGCCTGTCGCGCTGCGGGCAAGGAGCCGATCCGGGTCAAGGACGTGGCGGGTTTCGCCGTCAACCGCCTGCTTCACGCCTTTTGGATCGAGGCGAACCGCCTGGTCGAGGAAGGGGTCGCCAGCCCCGCCGATATCGATGCGGCCTGTAAGTTCGGCCTCGGCCACCCTGTCGGACCCTACGAGCTGATGGATCGGGTGACCAATCACCTGACACTGCAGGTGCAGGAGATTTTGCACGAGGCCTACGGGCCGCGATTCATGCCGAGGCCGCTGCTCAAGCAAATGGTTCGGGCCGGCCGCGACGGCCGCGTGACAGGACGCGGTTGGTTCGACTACGGCGACGGCGCCTAAGTCCAACCGTCGTACGAATCTGAAGGAGACCTCAGCTATGGCGGACGTCGTTCTCGCCGAACGGACAGACAGCCTTCTCACCATCACCCTGAATCGCCCCGACGTGCTGAACGCCATCGATGTCGCGTTGGCCGAGGCTTTGGCGGCCGCCGTGGAGATGGCGGCGGACGATGCGGTCCGCTGCGTCGTCCTTCGCGGCAAGGGGCGCGCGTTCCTGGCCGGTGGCGATATCGGGGCGTTCCACCATGATGTCGAGCGGGCCGGCGAGGTCGCCGATGCGATCATCACGCCGTTCCATCGGGCCATCGAGGGGGTGCGCCGCCTGCCGAAGCCGGTGATCGCCGAGCTGCACGGGGCGGTCGCCGGGGCGGGTCTGAGCCTGGCTTTGGCGGCCGATCTCGCTCTTGCCGCCGAGGACACGGTCTTCACTCTTGCCTACAGCGCGATCGGGGCGTCGCCCGACGGCGGCTCGACCTATCACTTGCCGCGTATCCTTGGCCTGCGCCGGGCCTTCGAGATCGCGGCTCTCTCGGACCGCTTCGGCGCCGCCCAGGCTCTGGAGTGGGGCTTGATCAACCGCGTCGTGCCGGCCGAACGCTTGGGAGCCGAGACCGCCGCCATGGCGGAGCGTCTCTGCGGCGGGCCGACGGCGGCCTACGGTCGTCTCAAGGCGCTTCTGGCTGCATCGACCGGAGACGGTTTGACCGATCAGCTCGACCGCGAGCGCCGCGCCTTCGTCGCGGGTGCCGCCGGAGAGGACTTCCGCGAGGGCGTCTCGGCCTTCGTGGAGAAACGTGTGCCGCGGTTTCGCGGCCGTTAACGCGCGATCCTCCCAGGCGGACGCAGGCTGGGCGGACGGGGGGCGCTTCGGCGGCCTTTCTACGCGCTGCTGAGCCCGCTGCACTGCAGCGTACGGTGGCCTTGACCGAGTAGGGCGGCATGCGTGACACTTCGTTTGTCCGACAATCGAACGAATAGCCGAGTCCGAGCCGACGCGCCTCGAAGGTGCGGTGGCGTCGGATCGCAAAAAAAGTCGGTGACCGGGAAGGCGGAGAGAGTGCGGCGCGCGGTCGATCAACGCAACGAGGCGAAGGCCGCTGACGTCGGGTCTGCCGAGATCGGGCCCGCCGTAGCCAAGACCCGCGAACCGCATTTCGCGAAACTGAAGGTTGCGCCGGCCTACCGGGTGGTCTTCGAGACGATCGAGGAGGAAATTCTCTCCGGCCGGCTGAGACCTGGAGACCGGCTCCCGTCGGAGACGGCCCTTGCCGGACAGCTCGGCGTGAACCGCTCGACGGCCCGCGAGGGTCTGCGTCTGCTGGAGCAGACCGGGCTGGTGCGCCGCGAAGGCGGCCGCCGGCTATTCGCCGCCGTGCCGCGACAGGAGGAGCTGTCGTCGCGCGCCAGCCGCGCACTGGTCCTGCAGCAGGTCACCTTCCGCGAACTCTGGGAGGTGCTGATGGTCACCGAACCGGGGGCGGCCGCGCTGGCGGCGGAGCGGATCGGGGCCGAACAGATCCGGGCGCTGGAAGACAACCTCGCCCGCACCGTCGAGGCTGTCGAGCTGGGCCGCAGTTTCACCCAGCTCGATATCGAGTTTCACGGCATGGTGACGGAAGCGACGGGGAATCCCGCCTGGATCTTGGCGCGCGAGCCCGCCGCCCTGCTCCTGTTCCCGGCAGCCGACCTGATGATGCCGCAACTCCCCCAGTCCGGCCACCGCCTGGTCGAGGCGCACAGCCGGGTGCTGGCCGCTCTCAAAAGCGGCGAGGCCCGCGTGGCGGAGGATTGGATGCGCAAGCACATCGTCGACTTCAGGCGTGGCTATGAGATGGCGGGAATCAGTATCGACGTGCCGGTCGACCGGGAGGGCGCGCTGCCAGAAACCGCAAGGGCGAAAGACCCGGTAAGAGTAAGGAGCAAGGCATGACCGAGATTGTATTGGCCGGCGGTATGCGGACGCCCTTCGGCGACTTCGGCAAGTCTCTGCGCCACACGCCGATGACCGAACTTGGGAGTCACGCCGCCCGTGCCTGTCTGGACAAGGCCGGCCTCTCGGCCGCGAAGGTGGATCACCTGGTCTGGGGCAACGTCCTGCCGGTCGATCACGACGGCTACTTCGCCAGCCGTGTGATTGCGCTCAAGGTCGACATGCCGGTCGAAAGCTGTGCTCTGAACGTTTCGCGCGCCTGCGGGTCGGGCACGCAGGCCATTCTCACGGCGGCGGAACAGATCATTGCGGGACAGGGGCAGATCGCGCTGGCCGGCGGCGGCGAGAATTTCTCGCGCGGCCCCTATGCCCTGACAAGCGCCCGCTGGGGCGCCGTGCGCGGCCCGCAAGAGATACAGGATACGTTGGACTGGGCCTACCGAGACCCCTTCAGCTCGGAATTGATGGGCGAGACGGCGGAAAATCTCGCCGACGATTTCCAGTACACCCGGGACGCCATGGACGACTACGCGCTCAGCAGCCAGCAGCGTGTCGGATCGGCGATCGACTCCGGTTTCCTGGCCAAGCAGATCGCCCCGATCGAAGTGCCCGAGGGCAAGGGTCTGCGCAGCATGCAAGCGGATGAGTTTCCGCGTCCCCAGATCACATTGGAGAAACTGAACAAGCTTCGGCCCGTGTTCCGGGACGGCGGGCGGGTGACGCCTGGGAATTCGAGCGGCGTGACCGATGGTGCGGCCTTCGTGGTGGTCGGGGACCGCGCGTCGCTCGAGCGCGAGGGTGTCGCGCCACGCGCCCGTCTGGTGGATTGGGCCATCGTCGGCGTTCCGCCGCGAATCATGGGGTGCGGCCCTGTGCCGGCCATCGCCAAGCTGTTGGCGCGTCACGAGTTGAAGGTCGACGATATCGACTACTTCGAAATCAACGAAGCCTTCGCCGCCGTCAATCTGCATGCCGAGCACGAACTCGGCGTGCCCCGCGCGCGGACCAACCTCTACGGCGGCGGCATCTCGATCGGGCATCCGCCGGGCGCGACGGGTGTGCGTATGATGCTGGTGGCCCTGCAGCATCTGGAAGATAGCGGCGGGCGCTTCGCGGTGATTTCCATGTGCATGGGCGCCGGACAAGGCATGGCACTGTTGGTGGAGAACATGGCGAACTGAGAGACCGAAACCGCCGGTGAGCGGTGGAACAGACGTCGGTGATCGGGCAAAAAAGACAGCCCGCCGGCGTCGACGGTGCGACGAAGCGGGGCAGTGGACGGCCCCGTGAATGCAACGAATAAAAGCTCGGGAGGATGTTAAATGAGCAAGCAAAGACCCGCGAAGACGGCGCTGAAAAGCCTCTTGACGACCGGGGCGGCCGTGCTGGCCTTCTCCGGCCCGCTGGCCGGGATGGCGGTGGCCGAAACTTTCAAGATCGGTGTGGTGACTTTTTTGTCGGGCCAGGCGGCCGAGAGCTTCGGCGTCCCGGCGTGGGACGGTGGCAAGCTGCTGATCGACAAACTGAACGCCGGCGAAGTCCCTCCGCCCTACGATACGCCGGGCTTCGGCGGGATCGAGATCGAACCGATCGTGATCGACGAAGCGGGCGGCGCGACGAAGCAGGTGCAGGAGTTTCGCAATCTGGTTCAACGCGAGGGAGTGGATGCGGTCGTCGGCTATGTGAGTTCGGGGGACTGCCTTGCCGTTTCGCCGGTCGCCGACGAGCTTCAGGCCTTGACGATCCTTTACGACTGCGGAACCCCGCGTGTGTTCGAAGACGGTTCCTACGAGTACGTGTTCCGCACGGCGGCCCATGCGACGATGGATAACGTCGCGCTCGCCCGCTACCTGAAAGCCCAAGGCGTCGAGGTCGACAGCATCGCAGGCATCAACCAGGATTACGCCTGGGGCCACGACAGCTGGCGCGATTTCACCGCCTCCATGGCCCAGATCTACCCCGACGCGACGGTCGAGGCCGAGTTGTTCCCGGCCTTCGGAGCCGGTCAGTACGGTACCGAGGTCTCCGCGCTGATGCGTCAGGGTGTAGATGTCGTGCATTCGTCTCTTTGGGGCGGCGACCTCCAGGCCCTGATCCTTCAGGCGTCGCCGCGCGGCATGTTTCAACGATCGCAAGGCGTGCTGAGTGCTGCCGATCACGTCATTCCGCCGCTTGGCAACAACATGCCGGAGGGTCTGATCATCGGCGCGCGCGGGGCTTACGGCCTTCTGTCTCCGGACACGCCTCTGAACCGTTGGTGGTTCGAGACCTATGAGGCCGAGTACGGCGTCATCCCGGTTCAGGCACCCTATCGCATGGTGCAGGCGCTGTTCGGCCTCAAGACGGCGGTCGAGAAAGCCATGGACGCGAACGGCGGCTCCAAGCCGACGGCTGACGAGATTCGGGAGCAGCTTCGCGGGTTGGAGTGGGAGTCCCCGGGCGGCACCATCACAATGGCCCTGGGGAATGGGCATCAGGCGATCCAGCCGACCGCCATCGGCCGCACGGTGCGCGACGGCGACGGCAACGTCGTGATCGGCGACATCCAGCGTTTCGCGGCGGAGTGCGTCAATCCGCCGGCGGATCAGAACAGCACCGACTGGATCAACGCCGGCTTTCCGGGAGCCGTCTGCGAGTGACGCTGCGGGCCGGTGCGAACCCGGAGCGATCCCGGTGGGCAATCCGGGTGAGCAGTCCGGCCTGAGTCTCTAAGCGGGACGGCCGCCGGCGGAGCCATCCGCTCCGTCCGGCGGCCGCCGCGAGACGGCGTCCCGAAATCACCGAACCCAGGGAACGGGAAAGCGACCTATGGACGTTCTGCTGAGCATCCTGATCGACGGGGTGATCTACGCGTCTTGGCTTTTCATCGTCGCGCTTGGCCTGACGCTCGTCTTCGGCGTTCTGCGCATGTTGAATATCGCCCACGGCAGCCTCTATGCGATCGGGGCTTACGCCGCGGCCTCGATGGTCGCCCTGTTCAACGGCCTCGGCCTCCCGGCGCCCTTCAGTCTGCTGGCGATGCTGATCGCGGCGCTGGCCGTGGCGGTGGCGCTCGCTCCTCTGCTCGAACGCGGATTGCTGCGGCTGTTCTACGGCCGCGACGAGGTGCTGATTCTGCTCGTGACCTACGCCGTCTTTCTCATGCTCGAAGACATCAGCAAGCTGATTTGGGGCGTCAATCCCTACTTCGTGTTCGAACCGCGCCAGCTGTTCGGCAATCTCGAATTCGCCGGGCTGTACTACGTCGGCTACGACCTGCTGCTGATCGTCCTGGCGGTGGTTTGCGGTCTCGCCACCTGGTTCGGTCTCAACCGCACACGGATCGGCAAGATCGTACTCGCGGTGATTCACAATCGCGAACTCAGCGCGGCGATGGGCGTGAACGTCGCCCGGGTCTACATGCTGGCCTTCTTCGTCGGTGTTTTCCTGGCGGCGCTCGCCGGCGCCTTCACCAGCCCCTTGATCTCGGTGCAGCCGGGCATCAGCGTCAGCGTGATCATCCTGTCCTTCGCGGTCGTGATCATCGGCGGCCTGGGCAGCATTCCCGGCGCGGCGATCGGCGCCCTGATCGTCGGCATCGCGCGTGCCGCCGCCGTCTACCAACTGCCGGAAGCCGAGATTTTCATCATCTATCTGGTCATGGCCGTGGTGCTGATCTTCCGTCCCGAGGGTCTGTTCCAGCGCGTGCAGGCCCGGAAGGTCTAAGCAATGACCCATCGCAAGGCATCGCACATCGTGGCCGCCGGCCTGCTCGGCGGCGTCACTCTGTTTCTCATCGGCCTCCTGCTCCCGGACTGGCTGCTGTTCACCGCCACCAAGGCGGCCGGCTACGGTCTCGTCGCGCTCGGGATCGTCGTCCTGATGCGGGGCGGTCTGGTCTCCTTCGGGCAGGGCATGGTCTACTGCATCGGCGCCTATACCTCGGGACTGGTCGCCAGCCGACTGGGCGTCTCGGACGTCTTCCTGCTTCTCGCCATCGGCGGCGGCGCCAGTACGCTGGTCGGATTGCTGGTCGGCCCGCTGATCGCGCGCTACCGCGGTATCTTCTTCGCCATGTTGACCGTGGCGCTTTCGATGGTCTTGTACGGCATCCTGGTCAAGCAGAACGCCATCGGCGGTTCCGACGGTTTCAACGTTCCCGAGCCGACGTTCCTGGGCTGGGCGCCTGGGGTGGGCGCATCCGATCTCGCGCTCTATGGCGTGGCGGTCGTGATTGCGGCGACGGCGGCGACCTTCTGCCGTTTCTACTTCGACTCCATGCCCGGTCTCGTGGCGAAGGCCGTGCGGGAAAACGAGCTACGCGTCGAGTACCTGGGCAGTTCGGTGTTCCGCATCACCGTTCGCAACTTCGTCATCGCAGCCGGCTTCGGCGGGATCGGCGGAACCTTGAACGGCCTCGCTCTGGGGCATGTCGATCCCCTCTTCTCCTTCTGGACGACGTCTGGCGAGTTCGTCTTCATCGCTATTCTGTCGGGTCATGTCAGCGTGAGCGCCGTCTTCGTCTCCGCGCTGATTTTGGAGCTCGTGCGTTCCTTCTCGAACCGTTACTTCCCGGAGACCTGGCAGCTCCTGCTCGGCGCCTTCCTGCTCGTCGTGATCCTTTTTCTCCCGAACGGGCTGGGATCGCTTTGGGAGGAGCTGAGCAAGCGGCTTGGGCGCGGAAAACCTCCGCCGGTGCCCGACCCGGGCGGTCTCGAGCGCAGGAAGGAGGCGGCGCCATGAGCACGCCCGTCATCTTGCAAGCCAAGGGTCTCAACAAGAATTTCGGGGCCGTGGTTGCGGCCTCCGACATCAATGTCGAGGTCCCGACCGGCCAGCGGCTGTCCTTGATCGGCGCGAATGGAGCCGGCAAGACCACCTTCGTGAACATGGTGACCGGCTACCTGGCTCCGGACACGGGGGACATCCTGCTGGCCGATCAGCCGATCACGGGCATGACGCCGCGCCGGATCACCCAGATGGGCGTTTGCCGGTCCTTTCAGATTCCCCAGCTCTGCGAGGCGATGACGCCACGCGAGAACATCCTGGTCGGGGTCGGCGCCTCCGGGCCGCGCTTCTCCTTCTTCCGCCACGCGGGAGCGCAGGGTGCGAGCGAACAGGCGGCCGAGATTCTGCAGCGTTTCGAGATCGCTGCCTACGCCGACCGTCCCGTTTCCGAACTGCCGGGAGGCGTTCGCAAACTGCTCGATATCGCGATGGCCCTGGTGCGCCGTCCGAAAGTCCTGCTGCTCGACGAACCGACCAGCGGGGTGAGCTCCGAAGAGAAGTTCGGCCTGATGGACACCGTCATGGCGGCTGTCGAGGGCGAA
This genomic window from Algihabitans albus contains:
- a CDS encoding acyl-CoA synthetase — encoded protein: MSDVGLYDRDLDRCAANHRPLTPLTFLTRSARIHPDQIAVVHGAQRWTYTDFHDRCVRLAHALAGLGVGRGDTVTVLAPNSPPVLEAHFAVPMLGAVLNALNTRLDAAAIAFILEHAESKVLLVDPELAPLARRALNQASRRPIVIDIEDAVFGPAEPIGDHRYDALLAAADPQFVWPEVADEWDAIALNYTSGTTGNPKGVVYHHRGAYLTAMANHLAFRLSPLPVYLWTLPMFHCNGWCNTWAITALSGTHVCLRKPDPAQIFSLIDTQGVTHMSGAPVVLNLLINAAEGVARRSTHRVEYTVGGAAPPASLLERIEALGFNVLHGYGLTETYGPSGCCDWHAAWDALPLEERARKKARQGVPTLACEEMTVLDPATLAPVPADGETLGEVMMRGSSLMKGYLKNPSATQAAFAGGWFHSGDLAVLHPDGYVEIRDRSKDIIISGGENISSLEVEGALYRHPSVLEAAVVAKPDATWGEVPCAFVTLKPDAEPILEADLIAWCRDRLAHFKAPKQVIFCDLPKTSTGKVQKHVLRADLSDRP
- a CDS encoding SDR family NAD(P)-dependent oxidoreductase, which translates into the protein MADLFDLTGRVALVTGASQGLGRRFAEVLAARGAAVCLAARQTGKLAELAGELRARGGTCHAVALDVTDASAVSRAIADCETAVGPLDILVNNAGIAVSKPFLEQADDDWDSVVGTNLRGAFLVAREVAKGMAERGRGNIINVASVLGLDVVGSLSPYCASKGGLLQLTRAMAHELARSGVRVNAIAPGYIETDINRGFFESEAGRRLENALPVRRVGQPEELDGALLLLASDASRYMTGSTVTVDGGFLVR
- a CDS encoding acyl-CoA dehydrogenase, coding for MNEPLLDPRDLNFLLYEMLDVEALTRLPRFADHGRDTFDAALETARQIAGDRFRTHNRKSDLQEPRFRDGRVETIPEIKSALDAFNAAGFTSANFDYAQGGMQLPWVVAQACFAWFQAANISTVAYPFLTIAAANLLERFANAEQKRRYLGPMLEGRFFGTMALSEPQAGSSLGDIRTTAEPLGEGRYRLTGSKMWISGAAHDLSETIVNLMLARVRGGPAGVKGLSLFVVPRDRVGEDGRIGGSNDVTVTGLNHKMGYRGTTNTVLSIGEDGGCIGELIGEEGKGLAYMFHMMNEARIGVGMGAAALAATGYLYALDYARERLQGRHPDDKDPAAPQIRLIEHADVRRMLLVQKAVGEGGLALGLYAALLVDRRALDPESDRRARAGLLLEIVTPIYKAYISERALEANDLSIQVLGGYGYTRDYPVEQFYRDNRLNPIHEGANGVQAIDLLGRKVRQQEGAALRALIAEMRATAETAAAQPGLAEEAAGLAAALDLWETTTRQMVAAAARKGERAYLANASLYMTFAGQVTLAWIWLWQAVLSSQALAAAPDAPTTDFYRGKLQTCRYVFRFELPKALALADTLAALDATCLEMQPAWF
- a CDS encoding 3-hydroxyacyl-CoA dehydrogenase family protein, with translation MIIERVGVIGAGMMGTEIALVFALSGADVRLTDSSPEQLGRAVDRLTGLLDKAVARGGCSSGEAEATLARLDTASHLEEQADRQLLIEAVFEDEEVKAEVLRRLDDLTDAGAILASNTSSISISVLAGRLRPERRRRFLGMHFFSPVSRMKLVEVIPGFDTDEEVVAAAMAACRAAGKEPIRVKDVAGFAVNRLLHAFWIEANRLVEEGVASPADIDAACKFGLGHPVGPYELMDRVTNHLTLQVQEILHEAYGPRFMPRPLLKQMVRAGRDGRVTGRGWFDYGDGA
- a CDS encoding enoyl-CoA hydratase/isomerase family protein codes for the protein MADVVLAERTDSLLTITLNRPDVLNAIDVALAEALAAAVEMAADDAVRCVVLRGKGRAFLAGGDIGAFHHDVERAGEVADAIITPFHRAIEGVRRLPKPVIAELHGAVAGAGLSLALAADLALAAEDTVFTLAYSAIGASPDGGSTYHLPRILGLRRAFEIAALSDRFGAAQALEWGLINRVVPAERLGAETAAMAERLCGGPTAAYGRLKALLAASTGDGLTDQLDRERRAFVAGAAGEDFREGVSAFVEKRVPRFRGR
- a CDS encoding FadR/GntR family transcriptional regulator, which translates into the protein MTGKAERVRRAVDQRNEAKAADVGSAEIGPAVAKTREPHFAKLKVAPAYRVVFETIEEEILSGRLRPGDRLPSETALAGQLGVNRSTAREGLRLLEQTGLVRREGGRRLFAAVPRQEELSSRASRALVLQQVTFRELWEVLMVTEPGAAALAAERIGAEQIRALEDNLARTVEAVELGRSFTQLDIEFHGMVTEATGNPAWILAREPAALLLFPAADLMMPQLPQSGHRLVEAHSRVLAALKSGEARVAEDWMRKHIVDFRRGYEMAGISIDVPVDREGALPETARAKDPVRVRSKA
- a CDS encoding thiolase family protein translates to MTEIVLAGGMRTPFGDFGKSLRHTPMTELGSHAARACLDKAGLSAAKVDHLVWGNVLPVDHDGYFASRVIALKVDMPVESCALNVSRACGSGTQAILTAAEQIIAGQGQIALAGGGENFSRGPYALTSARWGAVRGPQEIQDTLDWAYRDPFSSELMGETAENLADDFQYTRDAMDDYALSSQQRVGSAIDSGFLAKQIAPIEVPEGKGLRSMQADEFPRPQITLEKLNKLRPVFRDGGRVTPGNSSGVTDGAAFVVVGDRASLEREGVAPRARLVDWAIVGVPPRIMGCGPVPAIAKLLARHELKVDDIDYFEINEAFAAVNLHAEHELGVPRARTNLYGGGISIGHPPGATGVRMMLVALQHLEDSGGRFAVISMCMGAGQGMALLVENMAN
- a CDS encoding ABC transporter substrate-binding protein encodes the protein MSKQRPAKTALKSLLTTGAAVLAFSGPLAGMAVAETFKIGVVTFLSGQAAESFGVPAWDGGKLLIDKLNAGEVPPPYDTPGFGGIEIEPIVIDEAGGATKQVQEFRNLVQREGVDAVVGYVSSGDCLAVSPVADELQALTILYDCGTPRVFEDGSYEYVFRTAAHATMDNVALARYLKAQGVEVDSIAGINQDYAWGHDSWRDFTASMAQIYPDATVEAELFPAFGAGQYGTEVSALMRQGVDVVHSSLWGGDLQALILQASPRGMFQRSQGVLSAADHVIPPLGNNMPEGLIIGARGAYGLLSPDTPLNRWWFETYEAEYGVIPVQAPYRMVQALFGLKTAVEKAMDANGGSKPTADEIREQLRGLEWESPGGTITMALGNGHQAIQPTAIGRTVRDGDGNVVIGDIQRFAAECVNPPADQNSTDWINAGFPGAVCE
- a CDS encoding branched-chain amino acid ABC transporter permease is translated as MDVLLSILIDGVIYASWLFIVALGLTLVFGVLRMLNIAHGSLYAIGAYAAASMVALFNGLGLPAPFSLLAMLIAALAVAVALAPLLERGLLRLFYGRDEVLILLVTYAVFLMLEDISKLIWGVNPYFVFEPRQLFGNLEFAGLYYVGYDLLLIVLAVVCGLATWFGLNRTRIGKIVLAVIHNRELSAAMGVNVARVYMLAFFVGVFLAALAGAFTSPLISVQPGISVSVIILSFAVVIIGGLGSIPGAAIGALIVGIARAAAVYQLPEAEIFIIYLVMAVVLIFRPEGLFQRVQARKV